One genomic segment of Deltaproteobacteria bacterium includes these proteins:
- a CDS encoding glucose 1-dehydrogenase → MRLKDKIALVTGGSRGIGHAICVRLAAEGAKVAVVDILETEAQQTANEIKASGGQAMAVRCDVTQLEQVQDAVLAVTDAWSQVDILVNNAGWDKIEPFIESQPETWEKVIAINLKGPISFCHTVVPQMLQRGSGKIITISSDAGRVGSTGEAVYSACKAGVVGFSKTLARELARAKINVNVVCPGPTETPLLKQITGGSKGARIIDAMTKAVPFRRLGQPEEIAAAVAFFASPDADFITGQVLSVSGGLTMAG, encoded by the coding sequence ATGCGTCTCAAAGATAAGATCGCACTCGTCACTGGAGGGAGCCGCGGTATCGGCCATGCTATTTGCGTGCGGCTCGCAGCCGAAGGGGCCAAAGTTGCTGTTGTCGATATTCTCGAAACAGAAGCACAACAAACGGCCAATGAAATCAAGGCTAGCGGTGGGCAAGCCATGGCCGTACGATGTGATGTCACTCAGCTTGAGCAGGTGCAAGACGCCGTGCTGGCAGTGACCGATGCCTGGAGCCAGGTCGATATTCTGGTGAACAACGCTGGCTGGGACAAAATCGAACCCTTCATCGAGAGTCAACCAGAAACCTGGGAGAAGGTGATTGCGATCAACCTCAAAGGCCCCATCAGTTTTTGCCACACTGTTGTTCCGCAAATGTTGCAGCGCGGGAGCGGAAAAATTATCACTATAAGTTCTGACGCTGGTCGGGTGGGGTCCACTGGCGAGGCTGTGTACTCTGCCTGTAAAGCGGGTGTGGTCGGGTTCTCGAAAACCCTCGCCCGTGAACTGGCGCGTGCAAAGATCAACGTCAACGTTGTTTGCCCGGGACCGACAGAAACACCGCTCCTCAAGCAGATCACAGGCGGGAGTAAAGGTGCACGCATCATTGATGCGATGACCAAAGCGGTGCCATTCCGTCGCCTCGGCCAACCAGAAGAAATTGCGGCTGCGGTCGCGTTCTTCGCATCGCCTGATGCTGATTTCATTACTGGACAAGTCCTCTCTGTAAGTGGTGGATTGACCATGGCCGGTTAA